A DNA window from Ornithodoros turicata isolate Travis chromosome 10, ASM3712646v1, whole genome shotgun sequence contains the following coding sequences:
- the LOC135371070 gene encoding E3 ubiquitin-protein ligase LRSAM1-like, protein MPLFKNRGNETERRKLEQKLYLAQENPDEVFDLSVCALKRVPSGVFAKCRVFRKTALILHSNRISSLDGGGSLKDLAEVEVLDLHSNDLRVLPEDIGVLKCLKVLDVSSNALKTIPDSFESLTRLEVLNVSANKFNEFPRAILELKKLQQLDISNNEIQKLPAQFYRLSRLKSLHLDSDKFIFPNVAVCNGGIETIMRFLCDHCGVEYPVRDEDTHEQDTSLTGEAQADTSGQHFEQLQNKKEQRRLDMLATESQLREAHVADAHLAEDAMEKRQQLLLQLAREQDELHAAVLEIQNQRDVERKKLLSDLERHAAALVQEISRSVSSETSERLREALEVERLDMEHLYSTKHAEMDATKKQAILNSMADTLCHSDLQIIQVEQRKQLLGRLQESDLATARFFEDTIAAREKVQQDLTQHIQMVETYQKNAFEALQLKNDKVHHRIIQQIHLVEKELSKLTEVERKRRDLKVTNELDALATHRTELAFLLALLLDNKAAREKELREYIREVEARRDAEMGDFWLVQYQRLLDRKPPGIKALEEQLDQRIVSALMNSNAEHYITLFAAQHISWDEFVSMGRDDFKRLGILSEDTASALEVAVTRAPVCPAGTGTEVPSAPLSETAETPEQAKWPLPLEVKLWCSSECVICLDVKTLLVFLPCGHVCCCQGCGEGVLQCPLCRAVVENKLSLI, encoded by the coding sequence ATGCCGCTGTTCAAAAATAGAGGGAATGAAACAGAACGGAGGAAGCTTGAACAGAAACTGTACCTTGCGCAAGAGAACCCGGATGAAGTCTTCGATTTGTCCGTGTGTGCACTTAAGCGTGTGCCATCGGGCGTGTTTGCGAAGTGCCGTGTGTTTAGAAAAACAGCGCTGATACTTCACTCGAATAGAATATCATCGCTAGACGGTGGTGGATCACTGAAGGATCTGGCGGAAGTTGAAGTTTTGGACTTGCATTCGAACGACTTGCGCGTACTTCCTGAAGACATCGGTGTATTGAAGTGCCTCAAAGTTCTCGATGTCAGCAGTAACGCACTGAAGACGATTCCAGATAGTTTTGAAAGCCTCACCCGCTTAGAGGTGCTTAATGTGAGCGCAAACAAGTTCAATGAATTCCCTAGAGCCATACTGGAACTTAAGAAGCTCCAACAACTCGACATAAGCAATAACGAAATACAAAAGTTGCCAGCGCAGTTTTACAGGCTATCTCGATTAAAATCTCTCCACCTAGACAGTGACAAATTTATCTTTCCTAACGTAGCAGTGTGTAATGGTGGTATTGAAACTATAATGCGTTTTTTGTGTGACCACTGTGGTGTGGAATATCCCGTGCGTGACGAAGATACTCATGAACAAGACACCAGTTTGACTGGAGAAGCACAAGCAGACACCTCTGGACAGCACTTTGAACAACTTCAGAACAAAAAAGAGCAACGTCGCCTCGACATGTTGGCCACGGAATCCCAGTTACGAGAAGCCCATGTTGCCGACGCGCATCTTGCAGAGGATGCAATGGAAAAACGACAACAGCTGCTCCTTCAACTCGCCCGCGAACAAGACGAATTACACGCAGCAGTCTTAGAAATTCAGAATCAGAGGGATGTTGAAAGGAAGAAATTGCTGTCCGATCTCGAAAGACATGCTGCGGCACTGGTTCAGGAAATCTCTCGTAGTGTTTCATCAGAGACCTCAGAGAGGCTCAGGGAAGCACTAGAAGTTGAAAGATTAGATATGGAGCATCTGTACAGTACAAAACATGCCGAGATGGATGCAACAAAGAAGCAAGCGATTCTCAACTCTATGGCAGATACACTGTGTCACAGTGACCTACAAATTATTCAGGTTGAGCAAAGAAAACAACTGTTAGGGAGACTGCAAGAAAGTGACCTAGCAACTGCTAGGTTCTTTGAGGACACAATTGCAGCACGTGAGAAGGTGCAACAGGATCTCACCCAGCATATTCAAATGGTAGAAACCTACCAGAAGAATGCATTTGAAGCATTGCAGCTTAAGAACGATAAGGTACACCATCGCATAATTCAACAAATACATCTCGTCGAAAAGGAGCTGAGCAAGCTCACCGAAGTAGAACGCAAGCGACGAGATCTGAAAGTGACAAATGAGCTTGATGCACTCGCAACCCATCGTACAGAACTTGCTTTTCTGCTCGCTTTGTTGCTGGATAACAAGGCAGCACGCGAGAAAGAGCTCCGAGAGTACATCAGGGAGGTGGAAGCGAGAAGAGATGCGGAGATGGGTGACTTTTGGTTGGTGCAGTACCAAAGGCTCCTGGACCGAAAGCCGCCAGGCATCAAGGCTTTGGAAGAGCAACTGGATCAACGCATTGTTAGTGCCTTGATGAATTCTAATGCTGAACATTACATCACCCTCTTTGCCGCACAACACATCAGTTGGGACGAGTTCGTATCGATGGGTCGGGACGATTTTAAGAGGCTCGGAATTTTGTCGGAGGATACAGCCAGCGCGCTGGAGGTGGCAGTGACCCGCGCCCCCGTTTGTCCAGCGGGAACGGGGACGGAGGTGCCTTCGGCCCCACTTTCCGAAACTGCGGAAACCCCCGAGCAGGCCAAGTGGCCGTTGCCGCTTGAGGTTAAGCTGTGGTGCAGCTCAGAGTGTGTAATTTGCTTAGACGTGAAAACACTTTTAGTCTTCTTGCCGTGCGGACACGTCTGCTGTTGTCAGGGGTGTGGAGAAGGCGTTTTGCAATGTCCTCTCTGCAGAGCTGTTGTTGAGAACAAATTGAGCTTGATTTAG